TTGATGGATTTAGAATGGATGTAATCTCCTTTATTTCTAAGGACACTTCATTCCCTGAACTTGAGTTCCAAACCGACCAGGAATTCCTGCAGTACTATGCTAAAGGCCCTCATTTACATGATTATTTGCAGGAGATGAATGAAGAAGTCCTTCGGCATTATGACATAATGACGGTTGCAGAAGGGGCTGGAGTTATTTCAGATGATGCCATTAAATTCGTCGATCCTGATAGGAAAGAGCTGAATATGTTATACCATTTTGAAGGAACAGACCTTAAACCTCAGCCTGGCAGAATAGATCCCGGGTATGATCTTTCTGCTTTTAAAGATATCTACACTAAATGGGATCAGGTTTATGAAAATACGGGTTGGGGAACAATTTACCTGGGGAATCATGATCAACCCCGAATGGTGAGCCGGTGGGGAAACGATACCCCCGGATTCAGGTTCCTCTCTTCAAAAATGCTTTCTACCTTCTTGTTAACAATGAGATCGACACCTTATGTGTATGCAGGTGATGAATTGGGAATGGCAAATATCCGGTTTAAGGATATCAATGAATACAATGATATTGCAACCCTTAACCGGTATCATAAAATCGAAGCAGAAGGAGGTGACACTCATGCTTTTCTTGAAGAAATGAAAGATTTTTCCCGCGACAATGCACGTACACCTTTTCAATGGGATAATAGTGAATATGCCGGTTTTACAAAAGGAATTCCCTGGATCAGCCTGAATCCTGATTATCTCCAGGTAAACGCAAAAATCCAGGAGACAGATCCTGATTCAGTTTTAAATTATTTCAGGCGACTTGTCCATTTGCGTAAACAACACAAGGCATTAATTTATGGAAAGTATTCACTTCTTGACAAAGAAAACCCAAAGGTTTATGCTTATTCCAGATCATGGGAAAATGACACTTACCTGGTTTTGTTAAACTTCAGCAAATCAATGGCTACTTTCAACATTCCCTGGGAACTTTCTGAATTATCTCTCTTGCTTGGAAACTATAATCCCTCATTTATTACTGATAGTCTTCAACCTTTTGAAGCCATTGTAGCCAAGGTTATCCAACGAAAATCTGAGTGATAACCAGTTCTAATCCAATGGCTATATCATGCTAAAGAACAGAAATCTGAATTTGTTGTTTTCATTGAACATAAGTCCAAGATATTGATATCAGCACAAGACATAAGGAAAATCAGGCTATGGAATCAGCATTTATCCGGTGGGCAATGTAACACCCCTTTAGATCTGGTAAAATGGATGGGAGCTCTCCAGGCCCAGGATAAAAGCATGGTTAAGTGGGCAATAGGAAGCAGGCTGGCAGATATAAATATTACTTCTGTTGATGATGCCCTGGATAGAGGGGAAATCCTTCGGACCCATGTCCTCCGTCCAACCTGGCACCTTGTCCCTGCAAAAGATATTGGATGGATGATTGCACTTACAGGCCCACGGATCAGGTCATCCACAACTTCAAGACTTCAGCAGCTTGAGTTAACCCCTGAAACATTGCATCTTAGCAATGATCTGTTATGCAAGGCATTGGATGAAACCGGGCATATGAGCCGGGAAGATTTGATGTTACATCTGCAAAGACATGGCATCATGACCGATGAGAACCGGTCCTCACACATCCTGATGAATGCTGAAATGGAGGGTTTGATCTGCAGTGGCCCCAGTCTTTCAGGTAAACAAACCTATGCACTATTGGCTAAAAGGGTGCCTGAAAAGATATCTCTTACAAAGGAAGAAAGTCTTTATGAATTGGCCAGAAGATATTTTTTAAGCCATGGTCCGGCTACCCTGGCAGATTTTTGCTGGTGGTCAGGCCTCGGTATCCATGAGGCAACAACCGGCATCAGTTTAAACATGAACGGTATGATTAAGGCAACGAACGGTTCTTCTGAATATTGGTTTTTTGAGCCAAAAACACCGGCTTACAACAAGCATCCTCAAGTTTTCCTACTACCTGCCTTTGATGAATTCGTGATTAGTTATAAAGATCGCAAGGAAATAATCCCTGTTTCAATCCAGAGAAAAGCCATTTCGAATAATGGCATCTTTTATCCCATTGTATTATATAATGGAGAGGTGATTGGAACATGGACAAGAAAACATGGTCCCCGCCAACTATCAATCAATATCCGTTACTTTAGCAAGCCTGGTCTGGCCGTTCAGGAGCAGGTTAATCGTCGGGCTGAAGAGTTAGGGATTTTCTACGGACAAAATGTGAAAATTTCCCATGAATAACCCCCCGAGTTCATTGTTTTACAACTCATACGGCATAAAAAAGGCGGACAATCATCCGCCTTTCATATAAATATGCGTATCCGTTTCTCATTTTATCATTTTCAAGGCTTCATCAACAGCTCTCAGCATAGGTTCAACGGCAATTGGTTTCCCTACAGCACCTTTCATCCATGCCTGAGGGACAAGACGTCCTTGTTGGTACATACGATCTACCTCATCAGCAAATTTCCTGTCTTTAATAAAACCATCGATTTGGAAGTCGATAAGATGACCAACAGGATAGTTTGAAAGATAAAGTGGGTTATCGATCATATGTGAATAGATGGCGAGAATAGGTTCATCTTTAGTGCCAAAAACCGGAGCATAGTACTTGTTCCAGACTTCTTTGGCAATACTGATTACTGAAGTTTTCAATTCAGCGGGAGTAGCTTTCGGATTTTCGTACATCCACTTCCATACCTGCATATCTACCAGTGAAACACCCATTATTTCATAGCTTGACCAAAGGGCATCCAATGCGGCATTATATTCCTTATTGGGATCATTATCATTAATACCCAAAAGAGAAAGATCTCTTTTTTGGAAAAGGAAAGCCAGGGCTTCTGTAAATGCAGTGTTTGGCACCCCGGATAACATATAATAATCAATATCGTAAAGGTCAATGGTTTGTTCAACATTATGCCCAAATTCATGAGTGGCAATATTATACCCCTTGTAGTTCATTCCCTGTGGAGAGAGGCGGGTTCTCAACCTAGCTTTATCACCTTTCATATAGGCGCCGGCAGCATGTCCGGAACCTCTTGCCGGGTCCACCTGGATTTTTGATGCAATGTAGTCGGCACGTTCCGGGGCCCAACCCAGTTTCCTAAGCATAACAGGCATGTCCTTTTCAAAGGCTTTGGCATCAGGGTAAAGACCAGTAGTTTTGGCAGTGAGTTCATCTTCATTGATACTGCTTCTGGCTTTAAATCCATCGTACCAGATATCAAAAGGCTGTAGATCCCGACCAAGACGATGGCTGATCAGTCTTCCCACCTCGCTCACCTGTAAGGAGGTAATCAGGGTAATAAAGAGTTGCTCCACATCTTTTTCAGGGATTTCCATACTCAGTTCGAATGCTCTCTGGCTGTAAGTTGGATAGGCCGGGTAGTAAGGATCCACAGCTTTCATGGCTTTAAAGTTGTTTAGCAGCATTTCATACCGTCTGTCGGGTTCCGGAGTAGCTGTTACCTCTTTAGCATCTTTAAACAACTTGTTATCAATAGGATTCCATTTGAATTCCGGGTTATTGATCACATTTTCAGGGATACTCTGATCGATAATTCTTTTCATTACCGCATATACCATCTTTTGTTTTTCAAGTCCATCTGGTTTACCGTAATGAGATTTCAACTCATCTCTTAATCCCCAATGTGAGATCAATTTCATCTCCGAAGGGAAATAGGTTTTGCCGGATGCGTCCACCAGGTTGCCCATCATGATATTGTATTCCGAAATATACAAATCAGATTTGCTCAAGGCTTCTGTAACCTTTTGATTTAGTTCAGCAGGCACTCTGGAAGTGAATACATCTCCCATACGGGCATACGCCCATTGTTTTCTTGTCCAGGACGCTCCTAATTCTGTCTTTTCAGTAAGGGTATAGAAAGGAAAATTTAAAGCTGTAATAAATGCAATTTTATTCTGAAAAAGGTCATCTGTTAAATGGGCTGAAGGAGAAAATGAAGCAAACATTTCATCAATGGGAGTTAAAGCCGGACCATCCATATCAACTGGTAAGCGAAGATCCATTCCCATTTTATTAAAGTTTCCATATAACACTTCAAAAGCATCCTGCAGCTTTAGGAAAAGGGTGTTTAATGCCGCCGTGTCATTTACAAAATGCTGTTCGCAAAATGCTGTAAATTCCTCAGAAGAACCGTCTTCCTTTTGCCAGAGGGATGCAACTTGTTTAACCCCTCTTTCAATCCTGAACTTTGCTGTTTCTCCGCAGGAATCTGTTAGTTGTTTGATTACTTTATCCATGGTTGCCTGTTTGATAAAGGTTACCGATGCCCCGGATTTCCCGGAGGGTTGTTTACAACCTGCTAAAACTAAAGAAAGAAAGCAGGTAAAAAAGGAAAATTTTTCTCATCTCAGTTTGTGTTGAATGTGAGTGGTAGAATGGTGTAAATGTATATAGTTTTTTGAATGGACGACAATCACTGTTTTCAATTTAAAACTGACTATCTGGAAATCGTCAGAATGAATTGTAACTGGAAATTTCTTCAATTGTTTTTCGGATTTTTTTTCGTGTTGGATAACCCTCTTCGGCATATCCAAGGCTGATTACAAGAGAAACCGTTTTATCGGAGGGAATATTTAGTAATTTTCTCAACTGCTTCTCATCATACCATCCCATCATGCAGCTGCCCAATCCTTCCTCTGCTGCCTGCAAACAAAAGTGCTCCGCTGTAATTCCCACATCAATTAACCGCCACTCCTTCTTTTTAAGAATCATGGCAAACCTGTTAAGCAGCCTTGGTTTCGTCATTACCAGAACAACTAATACCGGAGCCTGTAACGCGAATTTGTTGAACTTCACTGAACCGGAAAAAGTCGCTTTTGCTACTTCTGTCCGAAGCGGCTCTTTGTCAACAATAATGAAATGCCAGGGCTGTGAATTACTTGCTGAGGGTGCAAGACGGGCTGATTCAAGACAACGGCCTAGTTTTTCTGCTTCTACAGGCCTGTTAGAATACTTCCTGACACTTTGCCTTTGGGCAACCAGGCAAGAAAAGACATTGAATTGTTTTTTTGAGTAACTTTATAATGAAATAGCTTCTTGCACGCTATGATACCATCAAAAATACAACTTTTAGCCTCAGTCATACTAATGAGCTTCCAGGCAAGTTGCTGTTTAAGAAATAATCCAGCAGAATTTATGAATCCACCTGACTCCATCC
The Bacteroidales bacterium genome window above contains:
- a CDS encoding AlkZ family DNA glycosylase; translation: MGALQAQDKSMVKWAIGSRLADINITSVDDALDRGEILRTHVLRPTWHLVPAKDIGWMIALTGPRIRSSTTSRLQQLELTPETLHLSNDLLCKALDETGHMSREDLMLHLQRHGIMTDENRSSHILMNAEMEGLICSGPSLSGKQTYALLAKRVPEKISLTKEESLYELARRYFLSHGPATLADFCWWSGLGIHEATTGISLNMNGMIKATNGSSEYWFFEPKTPAYNKHPQVFLLPAFDEFVISYKDRKEIIPVSIQRKAISNNGIFYPIVLYNGEVIGTWTRKHGPRQLSINIRYFSKPGLAVQEQVNRRAEELGIFYGQNVKISHE
- a CDS encoding alpha-glucosidase; translation: MGNNQYTPGLSDSCWWKEAVVYQIYPRSFMDSNGDGIGDLKGITSKLDYIKDLGVDVVWLNPIFASPNDDNGYDISDYREIMSDFGNMQDFDELLEGMHARGIRLVLDLVVNHSSDEHPWFVQSRSSCDSSYRNYYHWWPEEKGTPPARYSIFDVENNAWMYDAHTKAWYLHYFSRKQPDLNWENPLLREEIYEMMRFWFGKGIDGFRMDVISFISKDTSFPELEFQTDQEFLQYYAKGPHLHDYLQEMNEEVLRHYDIMTVAEGAGVISDDAIKFVDPDRKELNMLYHFEGTDLKPQPGRIDPGYDLSAFKDIYTKWDQVYENTGWGTIYLGNHDQPRMVSRWGNDTPGFRFLSSKMLSTFLLTMRSTPYVYAGDELGMANIRFKDINEYNDIATLNRYHKIEAEGGDTHAFLEEMKDFSRDNARTPFQWDNSEYAGFTKGIPWISLNPDYLQVNAKIQETDPDSVLNYFRRLVHLRKQHKALIYGKYSLLDKENPKVYAYSRSWENDTYLVLLNFSKSMATFNIPWELSELSLLLGNYNPSFITDSLQPFEAIVAKVIQRKSE
- a CDS encoding nitroreductase family protein; translated protein: MVAQRQSVRKYSNRPVEAEKLGRCLESARLAPSASNSQPWHFIIVDKEPLRTEVAKATFSGSVKFNKFALQAPVLVVLVMTKPRLLNRFAMILKKKEWRLIDVGITAEHFCLQAAEEGLGSCMMGWYDEKQLRKLLNIPSDKTVSLVISLGYAEEGYPTRKKIRKTIEEISSYNSF